In the genome of Lynx canadensis isolate LIC74 chromosome X, mLynCan4.pri.v2, whole genome shotgun sequence, one region contains:
- the HSFX3 gene encoding heat shock transcription factor, X-linked member 3, with translation NDESRISFQIYRNANFQRDKPFLLGNIQRKSDLRVTTTWLGTSAPTPKRKKPVAATRQSPRIHHEEPANDDKTVLGAAPNAQGPSGSQSFAFSGIWSLSSAAGYAMATHGPSEPGGLSGEGTSRNMMFVPLATARRDDTGELPISPPVYPDYGTVMSLYNTCYSILLAALSVMSQMRPPVRTRSRRAPQITSVPSVNISRKIRVPRLTGH, from the coding sequence aatgatgAATCTCGCATCTCGTTTCAGATTTACCGCAACGCCAACTTTCAGAGAGACAAGCCTTTCCTGCTCGGGAACATTCAGAGGAAAAGTGACCTGAGAGTCACCACCACCTGGCTAGGCACCAGTGCACCAACTCCAAAGAGAAAGAAGCCGGTGGCAGCAACAAGACAGTCCCCACGAATCCATCACGAGGAACCCGCCAACGACGACAAGACGGTCCTCGGCGCAGCCCCAAATGCTCAGGGTCCCAGTGGCAGCCAGTCCTTCGCCTTCTCTGGCATTTGGTCTCTGAGCAGCGCAGCCGGGTATGCCATGGCAACTCATGGCCCGAGTGAGCCAGGTGGCCTGAGTGGGGAGGGCACCTCCAGGAACATGATGTTTGTGCCCCTGGCTACTGCCAGAAGGGATGACACAGGGGAACTGCCCATCAGCCCCCCAGTTTACCCCGACTATGGTACGGTGATGTCTCTGTATAACACCTGTTATTCCATCCTGCTGGCAGCCCTGTCAGTCATGTCCCAAATGAGGCCCCCAGTGAGAACGAGGAGCAGGAGGGCTCCTCAGATTACAAGTGTGCCCTCTGTGAACATTTCAAGGAAAATCCGGGTCCCTAGGCTCACAGGCCACTGA
- the LOC115507233 gene encoding melanoma-associated antigen 8-like has product SSSSSSPSSPSSSCSVLILVPLEEGSAAAGSPSPPQSPRSSCPSPSAMAGASGSQSHPGSSSPDEEGSSTWGAPAGPRPPPRCAPRESGRPGAAASAPHSIAPISRPTRAEMLAAVSQDDQDRFPVIFRRACEYLQLVFGVDVKEVDPREHSYVLEGYLEYRQVPGSEPARYEFLWGPRAHAETSAVQVLQHILAVNSRQPGSPCLSEEAVSHEEERA; this is encoded by the exons tcctcctcctcctcctccccttcctccccgtCCTCCTCCTGCTCTGTCCTCATTCTGGTCCCCCTGGAGGAGGGGTCTGCTGCTGCCGGGTCCCCGAGTCCTCCCCAGAGCCCTCGgagctcctgcccctcccccagtgccaTGGCAGGCGCTTCGGGGAGCCAGTCCCACCCGGGCTCCAGCAGCCCCGATGAGGAGGGGTCGAGCACCTGGGGGGCCCCGGCAGGGCCCAGGCCTCCTCCCAGATGCGCTCCGCGTGAAAGTGGCCGGCCtggtgctgctgcttctgctccTCACAGTATCGCACCAATCAGCCGACCCACACGGGCGGAGATGCTGGCGGCGGTTAGCCAAGATGACCAGGACCGCTTCCCCGTGATCTTCCGCCGAGCCTGCGAGTATCTGCAGCTGGTCTTTGGAGTCGACGTGAAGGAAGTGGACCCCCGCGAGCACTCCTACGTCCTG GAAGGGTACCTGGAGTACCGGCAGGTGCCCGGCAGCGAGCCCGCACGCTACGAGTTCCTGTGGGGTCCCAGGGCGCACGCAGAAACCAGCGCCGTGCAAGTGCTGCAGCACATCCTCGCGGTCAACAGCAGGCAGCCCGGGTCTCCGTGTCTGTCCGAAGAGGCTGTGAGCCATGAGGAAGAGCGGGCCTGA
- the EOLA1 gene encoding protein EOLA1 has translation MKFGCLSFRQPYAGFVLNGVKTLETRWRPLLSSHRNRTIAIHIAHRDWEDTAWRELLAERLGMTPAQIQALLLEGEKYGRGVIAGLVDIGETVQCPEDLAPEEVVALENQAVLTSLKQKYLTVLSNPRWLLEPIPRKGGKDIFQVDIPEHLMPLGQDALASAEGYRETG, from the exons ATGAAGTTCGGCTGCCTCTCCTTCCGGCAGCCTTATGCAGGTTTTGTCTTAAACGGGGTCAAGACCCTGGAGACGCGTTGGCGTCCTCTGCTGAGCAGCCACCGGAACCGTACCATCGCCATCCACATTGCTCACAGGGACTGGGAAGACACCGCATGGAGGGAGCTGCTGGCGGAGAGGCTTGGAATGACCCCTGCTCAGATTCAGGCCCTGCTTCTGGAAGGGGAAAAGTATGGCCGTGGCGTGATCGCTG GGCTTGTTGACATTGGGGAAACTGTGCAGTGCCCAGAGGACTTAGCTCCTGAGGAGGTTGTGGCGCTGGAGAATCAAGCTGTACTGACCAGCCTGAAGCAGAAGTACCTCACCGTGCTTTCAAACCCCAGGTGGTTACTGGAGCCCATACCCAGGAAAGGCGGAAAGGATATCTTCCAGGTAGACATCCCAGAGCACCTGATGCCCTTGGGGCAGGACGCCCTGGCGAGTGCGGAAGGTTACCGAGAAACCGGCTAA